The Coccinella septempunctata chromosome X, icCocSept1.1, whole genome shotgun sequence nucleotide sequence GAGGAAGGGGAAGCGGAAACGCAGAAGGAAAATTCAAATCTTCGCAACCAAACAACGCAGCCGCGGCTTCCACTTCCAAAGACCAGAGCCAGAAACTCATCAGAGACAATAGACAAAGACAACACGATAACAGGAGCAGTATCTACAGACGAGAAGACAGAAACGGCAGCCGTAGGTCGAATGTGTCAAACAATTCTCAggtacatataacctcaaaaacgCGTATTAATAATAAATGTTATTGTTGTGGTGGATTTAATCATTTCGCAAGAGACTGTAAACTTAGGTGGAAAACTTGTAATTATTGTAATGTAAAAGGTCATATTGATAGAGCATGTCTAAAAAAACAAAACGGAATTAATTTAGTCAATGACAACTTattagaaaatgaagatttggatAGTTCTGATTTAGATTTTTATTATATGCAGCAAAACGATTTTACTGAATTTCAGGTAAACAATATTGTGGTAGAACCTCATAGTTTGAAAttaattattgataataatCAGGTAGAATTGGAAGTTGATACAGGTTCACATGTGACtgtgttttcagaaaaaacggTAGCTAATTATTTTGCAGCTAAGAAAATCCACAAGGCAGATATTTCATTGTCCAGCTATGACAGAACAAAGTTGAATGTAATGGGCATGTTGACCGATCTTAAGGTGCATTTCGAAGGGGTTGAAGCAAATTTGAAAGCTTACGTTTTGGCAGGTAACGGGAAAAATTTAATAGGAAGGCAATGGCTTCAAGCCTTGGGTATGTGGCCGATAACTTTTAAACCTCAGTTTACGTTGAATTGCTTGAATGATCATAACAGTATTATTTCACATTTTAAATCAAAATATCCCCAATTGTTTGACAACAGCCCAGGTAAATATAAAGGTAAATCTATTAAACTAACTTTCAAAAAAGATTATCAACCAATTCAATGTAAACCTTATCATGTCCCTTTCGCTTTGAAAGACAATGTAGATGCAGAAATCGATCGTTTGGTAAGAATAGGTAATTTGGAACAAGTTGAGGTGAGTGAATGGGCTACTCCAGTAGTTCCTGTGGTGAAAGGGGAAGGAGTTCGTTTATGCGGAAATTTTAAATTAACAGTGAACCCTCAAATAATTATTAAAAGATATCCATTACCCTTAAAAGAAAAAGTATTTCAGACGTTACAGGTAGGAACCAAATGGTCCCAAATTGATTTAAAACATGCATTTATGCAATTTGAAGTTGCTGAAGATTGTAGAGATCCATTGACAATAATCACACAGAAAGGTTTGTTCAGGTACAAAAAATTGCCAGAGGGTGTAGCCTCCAGCCCAGCAGAATGTTAAGATATTGTTACTGATATTTTGAGAGGTATTCCGAATATTGAAATTTACATAGATAATATTTATTGCACAGGAAAGAGTGATTCAGAGCATCTCGataatttagaaaaaatattttataagttGAATGAAGCAGGACTTAAAGTAAACGAatcaaaatgtgaatttttcagaTCTGAAATAGAGATATTAGGATTCAAATTGGACAAAAAAGGTTTATCACCATCTCCTAGTAGAATTCATTCAATTGTTAATATGCCTTCTCCAAAAACTAAAAAAGAACTTCAAGCATTTTTAGGGTTAGTAAATTTTTACGAGTCATTTTTGTATAAGCGAGCTGATGAACTAAAGGTGTTGTACGATGTTTTGAAAGCGAGCAAATTTTATTGGAATTCTAATTGTGATCAAGCAGTTAATTGGGTAAAGAAGGAATTAGCATCGGATAAAGTTTTAGTTCCATATCAGCAAGATATTACTTTAGTATTGGCTACAGACGCAAGTTACTCAGGGTTGTCAGCTATTTTGTCTCACAGATTTTCAGATGGTACAGAGAGACCAATTGCCTTTGCTTCTAAATTAATACCTCATAATGAATTACATAGATCTATTCTAGATAAAGAGGCAGCAGCTATAATTTTCGGGTTTAGGAAATTTTATCATTATATTGTTggtaatgaaattattcttaaaACTGATAATCAACCTTTAAAGTATATATTTGGTAATTCGAAGAAATTGAATGTTACAATTCAGAATAGGTTGTTAAGatggatatattttttatcGGGTTTCAAATACAAGATTGAATTGATTTCATCATCTAAAAACAGTAATTGTGATGCGCTTTCCAGGTTAGCAGTACGAGATAAGATGGCTGTGTTTGATTCTGAATTAGATGttataaactttattgaaaatgaaagtaatttgattgatttaaatttgattaagcaagaaacaaaaaaagataaGGTTTTATGTGATGTGAAAAGAAAGTTAATGTTTGGATGGGTAGAAAATTCAAATGATATTTCTTTGGAAGAGAAAATGTATTTCGATAAGAAAACAGAATTAAGTATTGAGAATGAATGTCTTGTTCGAGGTTCTAGACTAATAATACCAAAAGTATTGCGAAAAACTTTATTGAAATCACTTCACCAGTCTCATTTTGGTATTGTTAGAATGAAACAAGTAGCTCGTTCGTTTTTTTGGTGGCCGGGTTTGGACGATGATATAGAAAAATTAGCAAATAGTTGTGAGTTAtgtgtgaaaaatagaaaacaaaataacaaaatcagTACTTTTCAATGGCCATTTCCATCTAACCCATGGTCCAGGTTACACACTGATTTTTTAGGACCTATTCAAGGAAATATGTTTTTAGTCATAGTTGATGCACATAGTAAATGGCCTGAAGctataaatatgaaaaataacacCTCAGCTAGTAAATTGATTGAAGTTTTTGATTCTATTTTCTCAAGGTTTGGATTATGTGATCATTTAGTCTCAGACAATGGTCCACAATTTGCAAGTGAagagtttaatgaatttttgaaatcgtTAGGTATACGGCACACATATTCTCCACCCTATCACCCAGCAACTAATGGAGCAGCAGAAAATTTTGTGGGTACATTTAAAAATAAGGTTTTGAAAATTACAGGAGAGGGTAAGTCGTCATTAAATTTTGCTGtgaattcatttttgtttgattatCGTACAATGAAGCATTCGACAACGGGAAAATCACCATcagatattattttcaaaagggAGATTAAAACGAGGTTTCATCTTTTAAGAGAAAATTTAGTCAGTGAAacatctttcaaaagttttaaacaattcaatatgtcagataaaaataaaataagtaaAATTGATTTCAAGTTGGGAGACGTGGTTTTAGTAGATGTTTACAACAATAATAAGAGGCACCGAGTTCAagcaaaaattgttgaaaaattatcaCCAGTTACATTTAACTTGTTATGTGATGGAGGACGAATTATAAAAAGACATGTGAatcaaatgttgaaatttttaaataatGACAATGATATAAATAAAGACTTGAAAGATGATATAAGTATAAGGAGATCTGAAcgcttgaaaaatttaaataaatgaaattaagATCCAGAATTTCtgtttatatgtatattgtaaTTAATTATATATTGCATAATAATTGTATAGTAATGATAATTGATGGTATATTGTATAATAATAGTTAATtctattaattaattatttctatattacacaataaaaataaaaatttttgattgtaaattattattttggaatCATATTGTTAAATTGATTTTGATCGTATTTGTGATCTTTTtggaaataacgaaaaaaaaaacaaaaattataaaatttaaaaaattaaaatatttgaattcttaGATTAAGATGTTATTGTAATTTCTGATCAAATTGTACTTATTTAAATGGGGGAGATTGTAATATATTGTGTGCGCATGATTAATTAATTATCTAGGTTTCCACATGCGTTGGAGAGTTCAGTATTCGGAAAGATTTTATGTTGGTAGTCGAGATTGAGAAATTGTATATCGAATAAATTTGTAAATCACCAAACGTAGTTTTCTTATGGACATGACAGAAAGAAAGTCATCAACCTTGTGGGTATGGGGTCGATAGTATGGCAAAACAAAGAACCATTTTCCATGTTTCTCGAATGAGCAAACCAGCATATTGAGATCTCGAATAAATTTATGTCAATGGTATGAGTTCAACATGATCTGATATACATGATAACACCATCATTTTGATTAAatacgatacgaaaaaaaaaacaatctaaGGAAATTAAATTTACAGATATTTCATTAATTATAACCCTGAAGGAATGGAAATGTTACGCAAGGAAacgtaatatacagggtgtttcctaattgaatgtcaatatttatgggggtgatttttgggcccattttgagaaaaaaaacttcatatgaacatatctcctaaacgtcttaccttttgagatacagggtggtattacttagacagtcagtggcacgccactgacgtCTACGTATGTCTGTGCATGGTGAtatgtcatatgtatgtattaaggatactgttatgatcatgcagagaaatggtttttatttttttaagcggaaaccgtgaatcggattgaaaaaagtcaagtgatcaactttggtaaggaatgattgggaatttcaaaaatattattaatttttatttcaggaaaaatctgtggcgtacaatcaatgtctgccaaaataggtaggtcaaatgaCGTACGAACGCCGttggtggaaattaagaaaaaagtgatacattaaaaaatgcctctcgATTCATACTATACatatatgacaaatttcattaaaatattggAAGTGgttttgtagatattgataataaatgaattAATCTTGGAGACTTTACCACCCTATATCTCttaaggtaagacgtttaggacatatgttcatataaagattttttctcaaaatgggcccaaaaatcacccccataaatattgacactcaattagaaaacatcctgtatactcattgaaaaaaagttttctcTACGTGCTTTTCGAAGAATTTGCAATTTAGTAAtatattctttatatttcaGGTGCAATACTCAGATGTAAGGCGAGAAGGCGTTTATTTCCCTACTGAGGAAAAACTGCTGCCGACAGTGGAAATTAATATtgtaaataatttcaatattgttaATAGTTCATCACACTATCTCAATCACATAAATATAGTAGTTCAATGATGAATCGAAAATTTCTCACAAGTTTCCCTTCAATTACCTATTCAATGGAATAAAGAGGGTGTGAATGAATAATTGCGGAAAAATTTAAGTGGTAAGCCCTTCTCAAAAAATATTGGGGGCCTTACATATAATTTTATTTCCTGCCTCGATATGAATCTCTAAATATGACTCCTGAAAAGCAAGTTTCAGATATTTTCTTACGAACCAGAAAAATAACGGAATTGAAATTTGGCATACATTCTTTATGAGCGTGAaggcaatgaaaaaaaattcacctaTTTATGTGGAATACGCAGGATGTAAATGAATTAATATAGAAAAATGTAAGTGTTGATTCCATCTCAGAAAGTAGTGTGGGTCtcacatataaatttttttcttgagcaGCCTTTGCTCAGCTAGAGCCCCCTTAAGACAaacacctgaaaagcaatttagAAATCTATATTCAGAAACCCGAAAACTGACAGAATTGAAATTGAACAAACCTTGTATGGGAGCGACAAAGCTATCATTACCAATCATCGTCAGGAAtcttgaattcttttgataaaaCAATATTTCAGTTTCATTTTTTCAGATGATGAATCTTTGATTCGAGTACTCTGACAGAAGAGATTCTTTGAAACGAGTCACCAGCTCAATAATTTCAGATATAGGCTACTCGGTCAAacgataattaaaaaaaaaactcattcaTTCTTGAGATGATTTCCATTGGAGTTTATTGCAGAAATGACGTAGCACAAATAAGCGTCAAAATCGCGACTAAGATATTTGGGAAACTTGGCAACGTTGCGCGTAAAATTCCCTCTATCCCAACTGCGACTCTCCTCACGACATAAAGTGTGGATCATAGAGTCTCTTGTCTCTGGTGTGGATGGGAAACCGTGGATAACTTCACATCAGTGAATCTTTATCTATCAACTGCTCCCATCCTTTCATTCCATGCCAGTCTATTGGAATGTGCGATCTCAAAGCGTCACGTACATTTCCTCCATCTGAAAATAAACACCACTCTCATATCTCATTATAACACAAAAAATAACGACAAATCGACCGTAATATACTGAAAATGCCGAAAAGTGGACTCCATAAATGATAATTCATCAACTGTTACACTGCCTTTCCACACATGAAGCAGGAAATCAACAAATAACCTAACTTCCCCGGTGAAATATTCAATGTGTCGTAAAGACAGAAACCCAGGTGAGTTGGAACCATAGTTCTTATCGCAATCGAAAGGACTATAACATGAAGAGAAACTAgcaatatttcgacattgaagaATTCTACAAGACACCAATTCCACCCTACTCCTAATCTGCTGCTTTTTCCATATGTAACTGTCATAATGAAAAACCACAATTTCCCAATAGAAAgtaagcgcatccaccatttatGTCTATACACACAAACGTAATAATCCATCAATTGCCTGTTACTATATATATAGCAGACATAGAATTGAGATGTCCCCATTTCATCTACTTAATTACTTATCGACATACTTACCTACCAATATGTATAACACTCCAATAGAACATTATGCAATATTAAACTGATTAATTGCATCTTCCTTATGTCAACGTATGAGAACAATTGCTCGACGTAAGGATATAGGAAAAAGGATTGTACAATCGTCCGTTTTCTATTGTACAACAATACCATTAATCAAAAAACAATATCTTTTTCACACTTTTATTGTTccatattccttgaatcatTATCATTGGAGTCCCCCTCCACGGCCGCCGTCGACGCCTCCACGGTCGCCGTCGAATCTTCCATCGGCGGCGTGGGCGCCTCAACGGCCGGCGTCGACGCCTCCCCGACCGGCGTTGGCGGTGGCGCCTCTACGGAGGAGGGGCCGGCCTCCACAGCCCTCGCCTCCCTCCTTCCACTCCTCCATTTGTACTTGGGGTAGGAGCCTCGGCCCGCCCGACCCCGGCCGTAGCCGCGACTCCAGCCGCGGCGTTGTCCTCGGCGGTGACCCCGTGGATACTGTAAAATGAACAATGATAAATAACACACGTAAAAATTATGCAACGTATAGTTAGTAGAAAAGCTGTTACTTATTCTTTATTTTCTGAAACGTTCTAAGGTGtacactcccaatctctggaacataCTCAATATAAAAATTCACGCAGGagtaaatcgtttatttcaactTTTTAATTGGTTTTGTTCCAAAGATTGGGAATGAAAACCCAGAAAATGCAAAATCTTCCCAGAgttaatttcaatcgatatctgtttttcttTAATACGAAATTCATTACCAGATTAGAAATATAGGCTAACAACATAACAAGAATTCTTAAATAATAGAATTTACGTTTAAACTATAGTATTCGAAAAACTATCAATCGATTGTATAACAGACTGCAACTGTCGATGATGCTTTACTTGTAGATGAGCAATACTTCAAAATTTACTacattatattattttataatatattatagttTTATATTAATACAATTTCGCAcaacaaaataataaatgacgaaacaACCAAATAATTGATCCCATACTTACGTAAATCGGCATAATGCCCACCACAGTCTCCTGCACCCGAAGGATCCTGGATTGTACaattgaccattttctattgtaCAACAATACCATTAATCAAAAAACATCTTTTTCAAACTTTCATTGCGTTTGGGAGTCCACGACTACCGTCGACGCCTCCACGGCCGGCGTTGGTCCCTCCACGGCTGGCGTCGGTCCCTCCACGGCCGGCGTGGGTGCCTCCACGGCCGGCGTCGACGCCTCCACGGCCCCCCGCCCGTCCCCGGCCGTAACCGCGACTCCTGCCGCGTCGGTGCCCTCGGCGGTGACCCCGTGGATACTGTAAAATGAACAATGATAAATAACACACGTAAAAATTATGCAACGTATAGTTAGTACAAAAGCTGTTGTTCTTTATTTTCTGAAACGTTCTAAGGTGtacactcccaatctctggaacacggccaataaaaaaattcacgcAGGagtaaatcgtttatttcaactTTTTAATTGGTTTTGATCCAAAGATTGGGAATGAAAACCCATAAAATGCAAAATCTTCCCAGAgttaatttcaatcgatatctgtttttcttTAATACGAAATTCATTACTAGATTAGAAATATAGGCTAACAACATAACAAGAATTCTTAAATTATAGTTAGTTGCTATAAAATGAACAATGATAAAAAATCACGTAAAAATTATGCAACGTATAGTTAGTAGAAAAGCTGTTGTTCTTCATTTTCTGAAACGTTCTTAGGTGTACACTACCAATCTGTGGAACACagccaataaaaaaattcacgcAGGTGTAAATCGTTCATTTCAACTTTTTAACTGCTTTTTTCCAGAGGTTTGGAACGAAaatcctaaaaagtttcagaaaatgcagaattttcccagaataaatttcaattgataTCTGTTTTTCTTTAATACGAAATTCATTACTAGATTAGAAATATAGGCTAACAACATAACAAGAATTCTCAAATAATAGAATTTACGTTTAAACTATAGTATTCGAAAAACTACCAATCGATTGTATAACAGACTGCAACTGTCGATGATGCTTTATTTGTAGATGAGCAATACTCCAAAATTTACTgcattatattattttatattatagtaTTAAAGTAATACAATTTCGCAcgacaaaataataaatgacgaaacaACCAAATAATTGATCCCATACTTACGTAAATCGGCATAATGCCCACTACAGTCTCCTGCACCCGAAGGATCCTGGATTGTACTCCTCCACGGCCGGCGTCGACGCCTCCACGGCCGGCGCTGGCGCCTCCACGGTGGAGGGGCGGGCCTCCACAGCCCTCGCCTTCCTCCTTCCACTCCTCCATTTGTACTTGGGGTAGGAGCCTCGGCCCGCCCGACCCCGGCCGTAGCCGCGACTCCAGCCGCGGCGTTGCCCTCGGCGGTGACCCCGTGGATACTGCAAAATGAACAATGATAAATAACACACGTAAAAATTATGCAACGTATAGTCAGTAGAAAAGCTGTTGTTCTTTATTTTCTGAAACGTTCTAGGGTGTACACTCCCAATCTGTGGAACACggccaataaaaaaattcacacaggagtaaatcgtttatttcaactTTTTAATTGGTTTTGTTCCAAAGATTGGGAATGAAAACCCAGAAAATGCAAAATCTTCCCAGAgttaatttcaatcgatatttgtttttcttcaatacgaaattcatTACTAGATTAGAAATATAGGCTAACAACATAACAAAAATTCTCAACTAATAGAATTTACGTTTAAACTATAGTATTCGAAAAACTACCAATCGATTGTATAGAATAGTATAACAGACTGCAACTCTCGATGATGCTTTATTTGTAGATGAGCAACACTCCAAAATTTCGTACGACAAAATACTAAATGAAGAAATAACCCAATAATTGATCCCATACTTACGTAGGTGGACATCACCGAGACTACCGTCTCTATTATTCTCGAAAGACGGCTATGATCTTCCGCTTGCCTCTGTAATAGATAAACGAACACTATTATTTGTGTATCGCATTATTATAATatgttcgcaatttttttttctccttctttttgtagatttattcccggtaacgggatacagcaatcaGCAATGATGACTGAATATGCAACGACAATAATCGATCATGTATCGaacatagaaatcataatatatatacttactctagaatgctaatccagtagtaaaaaatgcggcgaaaaattgacagctGTCGTTAAAGCGTatgcgcgacattagtttatttcaactcgaacgttgcctagactttcctTCCTTATTTCAGTCGAATGGTTTATTTGGTATAGATGAGAAATAATCATAGGTATTTCATTcggtgaaaaaacttattttttcatacaggacttcttgtcagtattgaacacatgcatggatgactaattgtgtttatatatgctttgttttagaaaatcagtacaatgatgttgcaggtttcaatgaaaatatatcgtgATCTCCGAGGTGACGTGTTATAAGTCCAAATCTAATAGCGTTTTCTGTTGGTAAAacttatggagagtagagagaaggagaacgatcgcttctttgagaccacagattttttgtcccctaaaatatgttccaatatggtagttcatgcttttgccaacaatcgcgctggccatcacgagagtgcgaaattttgatttacacaaatcaaattgtagttggctcgttggccgagtgaactgtttccctggtgacagatgataggaatattattattttcgatttttgataagagaacaacatatgaccatggtgaaatgttgaagcgtgcgctagtataagagtgttttggcatcggaaagaaaaggagaagggataaaatttccgagagcatttttgagagaaaattgaaaaaaccttatctcaagaatcgactccgaatgaatttgtgtgtcaagagcacttttgcgatgaagatatcaaaaagatgatggattcattatgaacgaaatcgaaattgtcatccctcgtgagaagttgactcttctgaataagaatatctaaccaataaaactacatggttcagaagagaatattcttgaagaattttgttggcataacataatatatggtttatataggttctcagctgagtattggcaacagaatctactccaatacctaagtgataaatctgagactgctccCTTTTGTTATCTTGATGTGATGTGATGTgatgatttatataattttgaagattacggtaaaccaactaatatagctgctttcaataaacaatgataaacaaaagtaggtacaatttttttgatcaatgatttcttttgaatttcattgatttcgacttgcattctattgcatataattcagagaactcatatttaaaatagatttgaagaaaggtatttgaaaagtCATCAGAAAAatcacgatgacacataacctaaaataaaatgaaggctgttcatttcaatttgacgcttgaatccccaccccttatcgatacccgctgtaatcgcagcgacacctatcctacgtttcctgTTTTaagggacacatttttagtacgtcgatcgttctccttctctctactctccatactaaaactagtgctgcactggatCACAGAACCTCAAATATGAATTAGGATATCTTTAAATATATGctctattttttataatttgcaCTCAATGAGCACTAGTTTCACTAATGGAATATTCTATTACAGTGAATTCCATTGAAAGAACTACCTTCATATCCTTTGGAATGATTctagtgacatcaaaatatgcactcgcactgcactagttttaccaatagaaaacgctataaatttgtcgatagaggtattattgagttttcattgattgtttgaccaaaccgtgaattggctgaagattggagttttatagcgaattctatggtaacaactggtgcttactaaatattttggaactcacaacaaaaattccagaagatctaaacttaatatcaccaatgcaattcgatattatcgcagattcgATTAGATGAACAGGTACCTAAGCATTGAGTGCATAATGGgttctttcgtttgcataaaaagtgtagcacttttctactcTCGATTCGATTTACACCAGTAGAGTAGgtaagtgtagtttatctatacatagtcaaaaggagatgtagataaactaaacctcctctacactggtgtaaattcaatcagcaaatgaatactaaaatcgagtgtagaaaagtgctgcactttttatgcaaacgaaaggacctattatgAACTGcgtgcaacaattttgaaatatcctgatctagtgcaatactactatataccgtcaatggaattcgctatcagtgAAACTCGATAAttctttggcggtatgtgctggggtgagttcacgccatttgaagaatggcgtgctcttggggtgattgtttcgtcccactgctagggtcggactcatcaggtaggttaatgaaccctagcagctacctacgacaatcgccgaagcagcgtagtttgtgcctgctataaacgccggttacgtcgagggtatagagtgttgcgtcgccggtggcgccatcgtttggcgtatgctgcaccgcaatagacgtataatctaccctgtgatcgcaaccgtcgtgcgcagtgatgccatcgtttggctacccttggtaccatcatggtgagatgaagtattcctctaccatgggtacaactacgccgccacaattcattcaagttttgaattttttttttgcacttattatttttaatatgatagacaagtacacaagtacatttcagaaaatgtgacttaaaacttcttacctctgagcagatcgtgcaacagtgaaaaatcaaatgactgaaagaaaacgcgttgttgtccgacataccttcgttacatGAATTGCCCTCTCTTCATAAGATTtgatcgacagaatattcagaaattcggcaacgttctactagaaaataaactaatgatgcgcattcgtattaacgaccactgtcaatttttcgccgcatttcttactactggattagcattctagagtaataatatataatatgatttctatggtaTCGAACAATAACaactacgaaaaaaaaaatgaaaaagaagaaaactttCAATcagagatagatagatagatataggCAGATAAATAGGTAG carries:
- the LOC123322363 gene encoding uncharacterized protein K02A2.6-like, whose translation is MGMLTDLKVHFEGVEANLKAYVLAGNGKNLIGRQWLQALGMWPITFKPQFTLNCLNDHNSIISHFKSKYPQLFDNSPGKYKGKSIKLTFKKDYQPIQCKPYHVPFALKDNVDAEIDRLVRIGNLEQVEVSEWATPVVPVVKGEGVRLCGNFKLTVNPQIIIKRYPLPLKEKVFQTLQVGTKWSQIDLKHAFMQFEVAEDCRDPLTIITQKGLFRYKKLPEGVASSPAEC